The following coding sequences lie in one Apium graveolens cultivar Ventura chromosome 1, ASM990537v1, whole genome shotgun sequence genomic window:
- the LOC141665470 gene encoding F-box/kelch-repeat protein At3g06240-like encodes MSNYGPPDIRQRPGCLTNLSGNSGLPAEMMDLILLRLPVKYLLRCRAVSKPWCIIIDSLSFLKRHLQRSIDCCHDTAAVFKHPCEAPSHLAVFYVADVGSLYDTKFKPKPKSHEDITALPVVGEASPGQASQGQASQGAASRKRKVRKGKSRKGKDPVVEPVSCYLADDDSVCELVSVDMNKIFEFGLSEPQLVGSCNGLVCVWNQHHKYGSSIYIWNPATRKSRRLPKHVNCRHVPFPHLLLGSSIVGFGYDSLHHDYKVVTSIDSNYFGRNFGVLLMSVFSLSGSSWRRIQPITNDYHIDVQKFGTYANGSVFWLARKDPNLTNLIFAFDLGAETHRALVSCWCF; translated from the exons ATGTCGAATTATGGACCACCAGACATACGTCAACGACCAGG ATGCCTCACTAATCTTAGTGGCAATTCCGGCCTCCCCGCTGAAATGATGGACCTTATTTTGCTCCGTCTCCCTGTCAAGTATCTGCTTCGTTGCAGAGCGGTTTCCAAGCCTTGGTGCATTATTATTGATAGCCTTAGCTTTCTCAAAAGACATCTCCAGAGAAGCATTGACTGCTGTCATGATACGGCTGCTGTTTTTAAGCATCCGTGTGAAGCTCCTTCACACCTAGCTGTATTTTACGTTGCTGATGTGGGATCTTTGTATGATACAAAATTTAAGCCTAAGCCTAAATCCCACGAAGATATTACTGCTCTTCCTGTTGTTGGCGAAGCTTCTCCTGGCCAAGCTTCTCAGGGCCAAGCTTCTCAAGGCGCAGCTTCTCGTAAGCGCAAAGTGCGTAAGGGCAAATCTCGCAAGGGCAAAGATCCTGTGGTCGAACCTGTCAGTTGTTACCTTGCTGATGACGATTCAGTTTGCGAGTTGGTTTCCGTGGATATGAATAAAATTTTTGAATTTGGGTTATCAGAACCTCAGCTTGTTGGCTCGTGTAATGGATTGGTTTGCGTTTGGAACCAGCATCATAAATATGGAAGTAGCATTTATATTTGGAACCCTGCAACAAGGAAGTCCAGGCGCTTACCTAAACATGTCAATTGTAGGCATGTTCCTTTTCCTCATCTGCTATTGGGCTCTTCTATAGTTGGTTTCGGCTATGATAGTCTCCATCACGACTACAAGGTGGTGACCTCTATTGACAGTAACTACTTTGGTAGAAATTTTGGTGTACTATTGATGTCTGTTTTTAGTCTTAGTGGCAGTTCTTGGAGACGGATTCAACCTATTACTAATGACTATCATATAGATGTACAGAAGTTTGGTACATATGCAAATGGTTCTGTGTTTTGGCTTGCAAGGAAGGATCCTAACTTAACCAATTTGATATTTGCTTTTGATCTCGGAGCTGAGACACACCGAGCTCTCGTTTCCTGCTGGTGTTTCTGA